Proteins encoded within one genomic window of Saccharopolyspora pogona:
- a CDS encoding DUF4145 domain-containing protein — MTTSIAKLVSAGDFGSQLQARLDEAHVCWQSGAPTAAIIMLGSVLEGVLYDVALSMHGGTGKAPTDHLQSLINLAQEKGWIAKDVTDYAHVLRDHRNLVHPKKQWTQSYSPKDDTVRIAWNVVVAALNDLAAVIEPDADGGTAA, encoded by the coding sequence TTGACCACGAGCATCGCCAAGCTCGTGAGCGCGGGCGATTTCGGCAGCCAGTTGCAGGCTCGGCTCGACGAAGCGCACGTCTGCTGGCAATCGGGTGCCCCCACAGCCGCGATCATCATGCTCGGCAGCGTCTTGGAAGGCGTGCTCTACGACGTCGCGCTGAGCATGCACGGCGGGACCGGCAAAGCGCCCACCGACCACCTGCAATCCTTGATCAACCTCGCGCAGGAGAAGGGCTGGATCGCCAAGGACGTCACGGATTACGCCCACGTTCTCCGCGACCACCGCAACCTGGTCCACCCGAAGAAGCAGTGGACCCAGTCCTACTCACCCAAGGACGACACCGTTCGGATCGCCTGGAATGTGGTGGTGGCAGCGCTCAACGACCTCGCCGCCGTGATCGAGCCCGACGCCGATGGCGGCACAGCCGCGTAA
- a CDS encoding PucR family transcriptional regulator, with amino-acid sequence MVKLDRLINVLGGFGARLGSPPRSRSTELRSVALHDPADPAPGGEDVLLAVGVEASGAAELLSAAHASVVVFRCADLDEQALAAARERDVTVVLVDPAVSWGQLAGVVYGLVLEGRETEAGRGPTDLFALADALADSVGGPVTIEDHRSGVLAYSSRQHSADRARMATILGRQVPAEIRRKLVERGVFRHLETSDEPIFVAPLEPESVHGRAVVAVRAGKELLGSIWVLTEHELTGAHQAALVSGARTAALHLLRARASADLERQVESDLVIGLLEGHADAAAVLSRLGLRSRRHRVVAVQVHVGGAPEAVPLLAFERATMGFGWSRPGRSALFANTVYTILPHEDAEPACEWARALVRELAGDSTVLVGVGGPAEPMELVDSRREADESLAIHAKRADRVPAVVYDDAWHEIMLRRLRHAAATGRAPDRGPVVELRRHDREHGTSYVETLRAWLECQGDLGAAAARLGVHPNTVRYRMRKMAELTPLVLDDPDARLAMIIALAV; translated from the coding sequence GTGGTCAAGCTCGATCGGTTGATCAACGTCCTCGGCGGCTTCGGGGCCCGGTTGGGCAGCCCGCCCCGGAGCAGGTCGACGGAGCTGCGTTCGGTGGCGCTGCACGACCCGGCCGATCCCGCCCCGGGTGGTGAGGATGTGCTGCTCGCCGTCGGCGTCGAGGCGAGCGGGGCGGCGGAACTGCTCTCGGCAGCCCACGCCAGCGTCGTCGTGTTCCGCTGCGCCGACCTCGACGAGCAGGCGCTCGCGGCGGCCCGGGAACGAGACGTGACGGTCGTGCTCGTCGACCCGGCCGTGTCGTGGGGGCAGCTCGCGGGCGTCGTCTACGGGCTGGTGCTGGAGGGCCGGGAAACCGAGGCCGGGCGGGGCCCGACCGACCTGTTCGCGCTGGCCGACGCGCTCGCCGACTCCGTCGGCGGCCCGGTGACGATCGAGGACCACCGCTCCGGCGTGCTCGCGTATTCCAGCCGGCAGCACAGCGCCGACCGCGCCCGGATGGCCACGATCCTGGGGCGGCAGGTGCCTGCGGAGATCCGCCGGAAGCTCGTCGAGCGCGGGGTTTTCCGGCACCTGGAGACTTCCGACGAGCCGATCTTCGTGGCTCCGCTGGAACCGGAGTCCGTGCACGGCCGGGCCGTGGTGGCGGTCCGCGCGGGCAAGGAACTGCTGGGCTCGATCTGGGTCCTGACCGAGCACGAGCTCACCGGCGCGCACCAGGCCGCGCTGGTCAGCGGCGCTCGCACCGCCGCGCTGCACCTGCTGCGCGCCCGGGCCAGCGCTGACCTGGAGCGGCAGGTCGAATCCGACCTGGTCATCGGCCTGTTGGAGGGGCATGCGGACGCCGCCGCGGTGCTGAGCCGCCTGGGCCTGCGCAGCAGAAGGCACCGCGTGGTGGCAGTGCAGGTGCACGTCGGCGGCGCGCCGGAGGCCGTCCCGCTGCTCGCGTTCGAGCGCGCGACAATGGGCTTCGGCTGGTCACGACCCGGTCGCAGCGCCCTGTTCGCGAACACCGTCTACACGATCCTGCCGCACGAGGACGCCGAGCCCGCCTGCGAATGGGCGCGGGCCCTGGTCCGCGAGCTCGCCGGCGACTCCACGGTCCTCGTCGGCGTGGGTGGACCGGCCGAGCCGATGGAGCTGGTGGACAGCAGGCGGGAAGCCGACGAGAGCCTGGCGATCCACGCGAAGAGGGCGGACCGGGTCCCGGCCGTGGTTTACGACGACGCGTGGCACGAGATCATGCTGCGGCGGCTGCGGCACGCCGCAGCGACCGGCCGCGCCCCGGATCGCGGCCCAGTGGTCGAGCTCCGCCGCCACGACCGCGAGCACGGCACCAGCTACGTCGAAACACTTCGCGCCTGGCTGGAGTGCCAGGGCGATTTGGGCGCTGCGGCGGCGAGGCTGGGGGTCCACCCGAACACGGTCCGGTACCGGATGCGGAAGATGGCCGAGCTGACGCCGCTGGTTCTCGACGATCCCGACGCCAGGCTCGCGATGATCATCGCGCTCGCAGTGTAG
- a CDS encoding IS1096 element passenger TnpR family protein, translated as MNTASIRRIAVWGAVARDRIRSRVRRSHTAYQVKVGIVGSEPSIWRRLSLPGDTPLDELHHILQISFGWEG; from the coding sequence GTGAACACCGCGTCCATCCGTCGGATCGCTGTTTGGGGCGCCGTCGCCCGGGACCGAATTCGATCACGTGTCCGGCGCAGCCACACCGCGTACCAGGTCAAGGTCGGTATCGTCGGCAGCGAACCGTCGATCTGGCGGCGCCTTTCCCTGCCCGGCGACACACCGCTCGATGAGCTGCACCACATCCTCCAGATCTCCTTCGGCTGGGAGGGCTGA
- a CDS encoding DUF397 domain-containing protein yields the protein MPTPDFTAATWRKSTYSGSNGGQCVEVAWRRSSRSGSNGGACVEVAVQPAVVGVRDSKDPDGPVLVFGPGAFARFLGTLKR from the coding sequence ATGCCTACCCCGGATTTCACCGCCGCAACTTGGCGCAAGAGCACCTACAGCGGTTCCAACGGAGGCCAGTGCGTCGAAGTGGCCTGGCGCAGGAGCAGTCGAAGTGGTTCCAACGGCGGCGCCTGCGTCGAAGTGGCTGTCCAGCCGGCTGTTGTCGGCGTGCGGGACTCGAAGGATCCTGATGGTCCCGTGCTGGTCTTCGGCCCTGGCGCCTTTGCGCGGTTCCTCGGCACTTTGAAGCGTTAG
- a CDS encoding DEAD/DEAH box helicase: MMLVTQSDDPGDAGPQTLPETLLSLLGQLSPAAPVDPARSALVDQAVSVLRRPGFDTLLSLPQLAFEPFDYQRETASTVLRRMRGRAILADEVGLGKTIEAGLIASELRLRGLADRTLVITPAGLVEQWRDELERKFGLPTAIISGKDRAIDERGNRPVLLVSLAAARRDPLKAELTGAGWDLVIADEAHRLRSARSASGKLIRALSARFLLLLTATPVENRLQDLYEMISLVAPGLLGTPAQFRARHVAAGGDVNSPRNLAELRSRTRQVMVRHRRSEVALRLPQRLAETTLVTPDADEQALYAELTERIRVEAKEAPAARRLALRSVARLAGSTPAAAAPTMTKLGWTDLAATAKSITYPAKLRLLTAKLGEYAARGEKVLVFTAFRQTLDTVAEAARAAGISAVVYHGGLPRAEKERVIGAFRDTEQVLLSTESAGEGRNLQFCHVMINLDLPWNPMQIEQRLGRLHRVGQTHDVLLTNLACRGTIEERILHVLETKINMFELVVGELDMILGRIDEDFDFEKAVFEAFASTENESAFARRMDEIGEELAAARTSYVADRRNVDALVGEDNE, encoded by the coding sequence ATGATGTTGGTGACGCAGAGCGATGATCCCGGGGACGCCGGGCCGCAAACCTTGCCCGAGACCTTGCTCAGCCTACTCGGCCAGTTGTCCCCGGCCGCGCCGGTCGACCCGGCCCGCTCGGCACTGGTGGACCAGGCGGTCTCGGTGTTGCGGCGGCCCGGGTTCGACACGCTGTTGTCATTGCCGCAGTTGGCATTCGAGCCGTTCGACTACCAGCGGGAGACCGCGTCCACCGTATTGCGGCGCATGAGAGGCCGGGCGATCCTCGCCGACGAGGTCGGGCTGGGCAAGACCATCGAAGCCGGACTGATCGCCTCCGAGCTACGACTCCGGGGCTTGGCCGACCGGACATTGGTGATCACCCCAGCTGGCCTGGTCGAGCAGTGGCGGGACGAACTGGAACGCAAATTCGGCCTGCCCACCGCGATCATATCCGGCAAGGATCGGGCAATCGATGAACGCGGAAACCGGCCGGTGCTGCTGGTCTCGCTGGCCGCGGCCCGCCGGGACCCGCTGAAGGCCGAACTCACCGGCGCCGGATGGGACCTGGTGATCGCCGACGAGGCACACCGGCTGCGGTCCGCGCGCAGCGCGTCGGGAAAACTTATCCGGGCGCTGAGTGCGCGGTTCCTCCTGCTGTTGACGGCCACCCCGGTGGAAAACCGCCTGCAGGATCTGTACGAGATGATTTCCCTTGTCGCGCCCGGATTGCTCGGCACGCCGGCGCAGTTCCGCGCCCGGCATGTTGCCGCCGGTGGCGACGTGAACAGCCCCCGCAACCTGGCTGAGCTGCGGAGCAGGACCCGCCAGGTGATGGTGCGTCACCGGCGCAGCGAGGTCGCGCTACGGCTACCGCAACGCCTCGCCGAAACCACGCTGGTCACTCCGGACGCCGACGAGCAGGCTCTGTATGCGGAGCTGACCGAGCGGATCCGAGTCGAGGCCAAGGAAGCGCCCGCCGCACGGCGACTGGCGCTGCGCTCGGTCGCCAGGCTGGCCGGTTCCACACCGGCGGCAGCCGCGCCGACCATGACCAAACTCGGCTGGACCGATCTGGCGGCCACGGCGAAGTCGATCACCTATCCGGCCAAACTTCGCCTGCTGACGGCGAAGCTGGGCGAGTACGCGGCACGCGGGGAGAAGGTGCTGGTGTTCACCGCTTTCCGGCAGACCCTGGACACGGTCGCCGAAGCGGCACGGGCGGCGGGGATCAGCGCCGTCGTCTACCACGGCGGCCTGCCCCGGGCAGAAAAAGAGCGGGTGATCGGAGCCTTCCGCGACACCGAACAGGTGTTGCTGTCCACGGAGTCCGCCGGCGAAGGCCGCAACCTCCAGTTCTGTCACGTCATGATCAACCTTGACCTGCCGTGGAACCCCATGCAGATCGAACAGCGCCTCGGCCGCCTGCACCGGGTCGGCCAGACCCACGATGTGCTGCTGACCAACCTGGCCTGCCGGGGAACCATCGAGGAACGGATCTTGCACGTTCTGGAGACCAAAATCAACATGTTCGAGCTCGTCGTCGGGGAACTCGACATGATCCTTGGCCGGATCGACGAGGATTTCGACTTCGAAAAGGCGGTGTTCGAGGCCTTCGCCTCGACCGAGAACGAATCCGCCTTCGCCCGCCGCATGGACGAAATCGGCGAAGAACTCGCGGCGGCACGCACGTCCTACGTGGCGGATCGGCGCAATGTCGATGCCCTGGTCGGGGAGGACAACGAATGA
- a CDS encoding GNAT family N-acetyltransferase, with amino-acid sequence MTMTPPRPGKVAHRDSTSSPVGRRVRLRRVEPADRRTLMRFDRESSREHFPKFDGFRHWAAHRANHPESGDDIQLAIETLHDRTLVGSMFTSQAEPGSGRFSYGIGIGPQHRRRGYAHDAISTLLAYMFGRGRYRKCEVGIYDGNLASLALHGKLGFREEGHLRDPEFLCGGAQYLVLMGITATEFVAHNLTRR; translated from the coding sequence ATGACGATGACCCCACCCCGCCCCGGCAAGGTGGCCCACCGCGATTCGACGTCGAGTCCGGTAGGTCGGCGGGTGCGGTTGCGGCGGGTCGAGCCTGCGGACCGGCGCACCCTGATGCGGTTCGACCGGGAGTCCTCGCGCGAGCACTTCCCGAAGTTCGACGGATTCCGGCATTGGGCGGCGCACCGGGCGAACCACCCGGAATCCGGCGACGACATCCAGCTCGCCATCGAGACGCTGCACGACCGGACCCTGGTCGGCTCGATGTTCACCAGCCAGGCGGAACCCGGTTCCGGCCGGTTCAGCTACGGCATCGGGATCGGCCCCCAGCACCGCCGGCGCGGCTACGCCCACGACGCGATCAGCACCCTGCTCGCGTACATGTTCGGGCGGGGCCGCTACCGCAAGTGCGAGGTCGGGATCTACGACGGCAACCTCGCTTCCCTTGCGCTGCACGGCAAACTCGGCTTCCGCGAGGAAGGCCACCTGCGCGACCCGGAGTTCCTGTGCGGCGGGGCCCAGTACCTCGTGCTGATGGGCATCACCGCGACCGAGTTCGTGGCCCACAACCTCACTCGCCGATGA
- a CDS encoding AAA domain-containing protein, producing MASAGGRESEALRKTASLVNYLADLTSAASRNPLRDISGKHPNAPTTTIWFDDLPAGVKSDPAAEEVLLQVRPVPNVAAPPIPDQLREFIDLHQASVASGPEPKLRNEDGSDFLESDVEDGPEIVRSFQIWLARWRAWAEEERRRTGQRELYETLEKAVRTLEQKDDEFEFVLAVGLFSLRSPNGETLFRHVLVEQAVPALDKSGKVTVTRIPGKRRFEDRELFESIPEYRPDRARELKNELKTSITPIPDEQTLRSIREWAGSALSRGIAEVAARPGRGSALPEVLTFSPSPALLLQRRTSVLVSEAYQRIAEKLRDPGTPVPVALAQLVINTERHERDQWLSSQGAERGDLLGADPLFPLPANGEQSRVLELLRTETGVVVQGPPGTGKTHTIANLVSALLAQGQRVLVTSRKDQALRVLREKIPAEVRKLCVLLAGGSKDAAVELERGLDALSQAVAATDRNKLSQEAATLRTERDQLRRNSAELNARIAKLRETEQAQFPPVVPGYDLNRYRGTLADIVREVLDDGEIHAWMPPVPGSAQDIPPLAAADLTELRNLLANRTAGRANRVNQEIPAAEELPSPSELNSHVQEEREAMEAAEQAASGPGRELARLPEKELNLLHQLGPQLRRVLQECCYATANASFEQEWVAKAVRDRLGRRNSGLWSHLLEVRDEARNLQERLAGQGTGFVVNKPAITQENLGVARGWLRAGYALLEHFENGGKLRHLIPPKRAQKNARELLDKVRVDGARPATQEQLKAALDHIEAEVATVQLAAKWADVGVTVTTGQVTVMLSELADNSALLDAAMRLGDLFDLVTKNIANHKIEQEIPDLPTLLEVLQAVPAAKRQQLLEQARNRVHDLYRRVDAWAKRADACPELAALLAAIGERDVQGYAQHLADLQTARTERDDELRCQKLTRTLKTAHFELADLWVRTAGDPVWQRRDVRAAWAWSRAEQFMQQRRDASAERRLTEEFTRIEDRIEHVTERLVAVEAVRGCLDRMSEDHVRALNTYRSHMSNIGAGTGTKTREFRRSARAAMQKAQDAVPAWVVPLPNLLENIAAERNRFDVLIVDEASQVGIEHLYLLWMAPRVIVVGDDKQCTPGASSLGRLDTVFSQLDEHLADLDEDIRRLFTPKSHLYEVLSARSGKDALIRLREHFRCVPEIINWSSDQFYDDGSGASGLIPLRERSGDSLPPLKVTKVDNAVTTGRETRIRNDTEAQKIVETLRSCIDDPAYAGKSFGVVVLRTTNAHIQLLENLINEKFTPEERQERQIRVGTAPNFQGDERDVVMLSLVVATPPHQISAESFRQAFNVAASRARDQMWLFTSLDPDQFKPKDLRASLLSYMQDPPSVFGSSPAIDEVSPDKPHKLFDSLFEQRVFLEIKKRGYHVVPQYPVGSRRLDLVVVGDRGRLAVECDGHFWHVNPQQQDNDARRDRELARMRWTTIRIRESEFTANPDRELAPIWAELKAKGIEPGHWENGPDTGWRPVELDTENDDHQEEEW from the coding sequence ATGGCCTCGGCTGGAGGACGCGAGTCCGAAGCCCTGCGCAAGACCGCAAGCCTGGTCAACTACCTCGCGGATTTGACCAGTGCGGCGAGCCGGAACCCGCTGCGCGACATTTCCGGAAAACACCCGAATGCCCCAACTACCACCATCTGGTTCGACGACCTCCCGGCCGGCGTCAAATCAGACCCCGCGGCCGAAGAAGTGCTGCTGCAAGTGCGTCCGGTGCCCAATGTTGCGGCACCTCCGATACCCGACCAGCTGCGGGAGTTCATCGATCTACACCAGGCGAGCGTGGCTTCTGGCCCCGAGCCGAAGCTGCGCAACGAGGACGGCTCGGACTTCCTGGAAAGTGATGTCGAGGACGGACCCGAGATCGTTCGAAGCTTCCAGATCTGGCTTGCGCGCTGGCGAGCCTGGGCCGAAGAGGAACGTCGCCGGACGGGCCAGCGGGAACTGTACGAGACGCTCGAAAAAGCAGTCCGGACACTTGAGCAGAAGGACGACGAGTTCGAGTTCGTCCTGGCCGTCGGGCTCTTCAGCCTGCGCTCCCCGAACGGCGAAACCCTGTTCCGGCATGTCCTGGTGGAACAGGCCGTTCCCGCGTTGGACAAGTCCGGCAAGGTGACCGTCACCCGAATCCCGGGAAAACGGCGCTTCGAAGACCGCGAACTGTTCGAAAGCATTCCCGAGTACCGGCCAGACCGAGCCAGAGAGCTCAAGAACGAGCTCAAGACCTCGATCACGCCGATTCCCGACGAACAAACGTTGCGCTCGATTCGGGAGTGGGCCGGTTCCGCGCTCAGCAGAGGCATCGCCGAAGTCGCCGCCCGGCCCGGCCGGGGTTCGGCCCTGCCGGAAGTCCTCACCTTCAGCCCGTCGCCGGCGCTCTTGCTGCAGCGCCGGACGTCCGTGCTGGTCTCCGAGGCATACCAGCGCATTGCCGAGAAACTCCGGGATCCCGGCACGCCGGTACCGGTAGCGCTGGCGCAGCTGGTCATAAACACCGAGCGTCACGAACGCGACCAGTGGCTGTCTTCCCAAGGCGCCGAGCGCGGCGACCTGCTCGGCGCGGATCCGCTCTTTCCGCTGCCGGCCAACGGAGAGCAGTCGCGCGTGCTCGAACTGCTGCGCACCGAAACGGGCGTGGTCGTCCAAGGCCCGCCTGGGACCGGAAAAACACATACCATCGCCAACCTCGTGTCGGCGTTGCTCGCCCAAGGCCAGCGCGTGCTGGTCACCAGCCGGAAAGACCAAGCACTGCGTGTGCTGCGGGAGAAGATTCCCGCCGAAGTCCGCAAGCTCTGCGTACTGCTCGCAGGTGGAAGCAAGGACGCGGCAGTCGAGCTGGAACGCGGCCTGGATGCGCTTTCGCAAGCGGTCGCCGCCACCGACCGCAACAAGCTCTCTCAAGAAGCCGCCACGCTGCGGACGGAACGGGATCAGCTCCGCCGCAACAGCGCCGAACTGAACGCCAGAATCGCGAAGCTCCGCGAGACCGAACAGGCCCAGTTCCCGCCAGTCGTGCCCGGCTACGACCTCAACCGTTACCGGGGAACACTGGCCGACATCGTGCGTGAGGTCCTCGACGACGGCGAAATCCACGCCTGGATGCCGCCCGTCCCGGGAAGCGCACAGGACATACCTCCGCTTGCCGCGGCCGATCTGACCGAACTGCGCAATCTGCTGGCGAATCGCACAGCAGGACGAGCCAACCGGGTCAATCAGGAGATACCCGCTGCCGAAGAGCTTCCGTCGCCGAGCGAGTTGAACTCGCACGTGCAGGAGGAACGGGAAGCCATGGAGGCCGCCGAACAAGCGGCCAGCGGCCCAGGACGTGAACTCGCCCGGCTGCCTGAGAAGGAGCTGAACCTGCTTCACCAGCTGGGCCCGCAGCTTCGCCGGGTTCTCCAGGAATGCTGCTACGCGACAGCGAACGCCTCATTCGAGCAGGAATGGGTTGCCAAGGCCGTCCGCGACAGACTTGGCCGTCGAAACTCCGGCCTGTGGTCGCATCTCCTGGAGGTGCGCGACGAGGCCAGGAACCTGCAGGAGCGCCTCGCCGGGCAAGGCACCGGCTTCGTGGTCAACAAACCGGCGATCACGCAGGAAAATCTCGGTGTGGCACGCGGCTGGCTCCGGGCCGGATATGCACTGCTTGAGCATTTCGAGAACGGGGGCAAACTGCGCCACCTGATCCCGCCGAAGAGGGCGCAGAAGAACGCCCGTGAACTGCTCGACAAGGTTCGGGTGGACGGTGCGCGTCCGGCGACGCAGGAACAACTCAAGGCCGCTCTCGATCACATCGAGGCCGAAGTCGCGACCGTTCAGCTCGCCGCCAAGTGGGCAGATGTCGGGGTAACGGTCACCACCGGGCAGGTCACCGTCATGCTGTCGGAGTTGGCCGACAACTCCGCACTGCTCGACGCTGCGATGCGATTGGGAGATCTCTTCGATCTAGTAACCAAGAATATTGCGAACCACAAGATCGAGCAGGAAATACCAGATCTCCCAACGCTGTTGGAGGTGCTGCAGGCGGTGCCAGCAGCGAAGCGGCAACAGCTGCTGGAACAAGCGCGCAACCGTGTGCACGACCTCTACCGCAGAGTCGATGCCTGGGCCAAACGTGCCGACGCTTGCCCGGAACTCGCCGCTCTGCTCGCCGCGATCGGCGAGCGGGATGTGCAAGGTTATGCCCAGCACCTGGCTGACCTGCAGACGGCACGGACTGAACGGGACGATGAACTCCGATGCCAAAAGCTGACCAGGACGCTCAAAACTGCACACTTCGAGCTGGCTGATCTATGGGTCCGCACCGCGGGCGATCCGGTGTGGCAGCGACGCGACGTCCGCGCGGCGTGGGCCTGGTCGCGTGCTGAACAGTTCATGCAGCAGCGACGCGACGCTTCTGCGGAACGCCGGCTGACTGAAGAGTTCACCCGCATAGAAGACCGGATCGAACACGTCACCGAACGGCTGGTCGCGGTCGAAGCCGTTCGCGGCTGCCTTGATCGGATGTCGGAGGACCATGTGCGCGCGCTTAACACCTACCGCTCGCACATGTCGAACATCGGGGCCGGAACGGGAACGAAGACCAGGGAGTTCCGGCGCTCCGCCCGCGCCGCCATGCAGAAGGCCCAGGACGCCGTTCCGGCGTGGGTAGTTCCGCTCCCGAACCTGCTGGAGAACATCGCGGCGGAGCGCAACAGGTTCGACGTGTTGATCGTCGACGAGGCGAGCCAGGTAGGGATCGAGCACCTGTACCTGCTGTGGATGGCACCACGCGTGATCGTGGTGGGTGACGACAAGCAGTGCACCCCGGGCGCGAGTTCGCTGGGGCGGCTGGACACCGTGTTCTCCCAGCTCGACGAACACCTTGCCGACCTGGATGAGGACATCCGCCGCCTTTTCACCCCGAAGTCCCATTTGTACGAAGTGCTCTCCGCGCGTTCCGGCAAAGACGCGCTCATCCGCCTCCGGGAGCATTTCCGCTGTGTCCCCGAGATCATCAATTGGTCCTCGGACCAGTTCTACGACGACGGATCCGGTGCGTCTGGTCTGATTCCGCTGCGCGAACGCAGCGGCGACAGTCTCCCCCCGCTCAAGGTAACCAAAGTGGACAATGCGGTCACCACGGGGAGGGAAACAAGGATCCGAAACGATACCGAGGCGCAGAAAATCGTCGAGACGTTGCGTTCTTGCATCGACGATCCAGCGTATGCCGGCAAATCGTTCGGCGTCGTGGTGCTGCGCACCACCAACGCGCACATTCAACTCCTGGAAAACCTGATCAACGAGAAGTTCACCCCGGAAGAACGACAAGAACGCCAGATCCGCGTTGGGACTGCGCCGAACTTCCAGGGTGATGAGCGCGACGTCGTGATGCTGTCGCTCGTGGTTGCCACACCCCCGCACCAAATCAGCGCCGAGTCGTTCCGGCAGGCGTTCAACGTGGCCGCGAGCCGAGCACGAGACCAGATGTGGTTGTTCACCTCCTTGGACCCGGATCAGTTCAAGCCGAAGGACCTGCGTGCCTCGTTGCTGTCGTACATGCAGGACCCGCCGTCGGTTTTCGGTTCCTCCCCCGCGATCGACGAAGTCAGCCCGGACAAGCCCCACAAGCTGTTCGATTCATTGTTCGAGCAGCGGGTGTTCCTGGAGATCAAGAAGCGGGGCTACCACGTGGTCCCGCAGTACCCCGTTGGGTCCCGGCGGCTGGATCTCGTCGTCGTCGGTGACCGCGGCCGGCTCGCGGTGGAGTGCGATGGACATTTCTGGCACGTGAACCCGCAACAGCAGGACAACGACGCTCGCCGAGATCGAGAGCTCGCCCGAATGCGATGGACGACGATCCGTATCCGGGAAAGCGAGTTCACCGCGAATCCGGACCGGGAGCTGGCGCCGATCTGGGCGGAGCTGAAGGCCAAGGGAATCGAACCCGGCCACTGGGAGAACGGCCCTGACACCGGTTGGCGGCCAGTCGAACTCGACACCGAAAACGACGATCATCAGGAGGAGGAATGGTGA
- a CDS encoding NAD(P)/FAD-dependent oxidoreductase, whose amino-acid sequence MREDGIDGVPRRAVVVGAGVVGLSTAWFLQEHGVEVTVLDREDVAAGASWGNAGYLSPGFSIPLPEPGVLRYGLRSLFDRDAPLYVPTSVDPGLWSFLIGFARRCTPRAWQRSMRAFVPMNAECLDAFDALTTGGVSAPTVPAPITAAFEKPEQVAELRHEFEQIRRCGQEVEVHELSTSDVDVPQLSPRIAAVLRVEGQRYVDPGEFTRSLAKAVVERGGKLRTGFRVRDVLRGSEQVIVKSEQEERVSAEAVVLATGSWLSRLAKPLGVRTQVRAGRGYSFTVPTEQPVPGPIYLPAVRVACTPYQGGLRVAGTMEFRPADDPLDRGRIEAIVRSARPLLQGVGWDVRHDEWVGGRPVTTDGLPLIGQTKMSGVYVAGGHGMWGLTLGPLTGRLLAEQIATGKRPALLRPFDPLR is encoded by the coding sequence ATGCGCGAGGACGGGATCGACGGGGTTCCGCGCCGGGCCGTGGTGGTCGGTGCCGGCGTGGTCGGCTTGTCGACCGCTTGGTTCTTGCAGGAGCACGGCGTCGAGGTCACGGTGCTGGACCGCGAGGACGTGGCGGCCGGCGCCTCTTGGGGCAACGCCGGTTACCTGTCGCCGGGTTTCTCGATCCCGCTGCCCGAGCCGGGCGTGCTGCGCTACGGGCTGCGGTCGCTGTTCGACCGCGATGCCCCGCTGTACGTGCCGACCTCGGTGGATCCCGGGCTGTGGTCGTTCCTCATCGGTTTCGCCCGGCGGTGCACGCCCCGGGCCTGGCAGCGGTCGATGCGCGCGTTCGTCCCGATGAACGCGGAGTGCCTGGACGCCTTCGACGCGCTCACGACGGGCGGGGTGTCCGCGCCGACCGTGCCGGCGCCGATCACGGCGGCGTTCGAGAAGCCCGAGCAGGTCGCCGAGCTGCGGCACGAGTTCGAGCAGATCCGCCGCTGCGGCCAGGAAGTCGAAGTCCACGAACTGTCCACTTCGGACGTCGATGTGCCGCAGCTGTCGCCGCGCATCGCGGCGGTGCTCCGGGTGGAAGGGCAGCGTTACGTCGACCCGGGCGAGTTCACCCGGAGCCTGGCGAAGGCGGTGGTCGAACGCGGCGGCAAGCTGCGCACCGGGTTCCGCGTGCGGGACGTGCTGCGCGGCTCCGAACAGGTGATCGTCAAGTCCGAGCAGGAGGAGCGGGTGTCGGCCGAGGCGGTCGTGCTGGCCACCGGATCCTGGCTGAGCCGCCTGGCGAAACCGCTGGGCGTCCGCACCCAGGTGCGCGCCGGGCGCGGCTATTCCTTCACGGTCCCGACCGAGCAGCCCGTTCCCGGCCCGATCTACCTGCCCGCGGTGCGCGTCGCCTGCACGCCGTACCAGGGCGGGCTGCGGGTGGCGGGAACCATGGAGTTCCGCCCGGCGGACGACCCGCTGGACCGCGGCCGCATCGAGGCGATCGTGCGCTCCGCGCGACCGCTGCTGCAGGGCGTCGGCTGGGACGTGCGCCACGACGAGTGGGTCGGCGGCCGACCGGTGACGACCGACGGACTGCCGCTGATCGGGCAGACGAAGATGTCCGGCGTCTACGTCGCGGGCGGCCACGGCATGTGGGGCCTGACGTTGGGGCCGCTAACCGGCCGTCTGCTGGCGGAGCAGATCGCCACCGGCAAGCGCCCGGCGCTCCTGCGACCGTTCGACCCGCTGCGATGA